A stretch of the Jeotgalibacillus haloalkalitolerans genome encodes the following:
- a CDS encoding DUF4230 domain-containing protein, protein MGFQYIFGDNQQQRSATFVEQIKDMNALATSQAFVKTVIDEKDNEVFGLDIKWKLPGTERRVFLVVPGTVLAGIDMDQLSEDDVEVNEEEKTVSLTLPRAKLLQDPAIQADEVETFTTEGIFRSAINLEESIDYIAVAQEKIKKEAIEQGVLERAEINAELALTEFFEFTGYDADITFE, encoded by the coding sequence TTGGGATTTCAATACATATTTGGCGATAATCAGCAACAGAGGTCTGCAACTTTTGTTGAACAGATTAAAGATATGAATGCTCTTGCAACTTCACAGGCTTTTGTTAAAACAGTTATTGATGAAAAAGATAACGAGGTTTTCGGACTGGACATTAAGTGGAAACTACCAGGCACAGAGCGCAGAGTGTTTTTAGTTGTGCCGGGTACAGTACTTGCAGGTATTGATATGGATCAGCTGTCAGAGGACGATGTTGAAGTGAATGAAGAGGAGAAAACAGTTTCTCTGACGCTTCCGCGTGCGAAACTGCTTCAGGATCCTGCCATTCAGGCGGATGAGGTGGAAACCTTCACGACTGAAGGAATCTTCCGCAGTGCCATAAACCTGGAGGAAAGTATTGATTATATAGCTGTTGCGCAGGAAAAAATTAAAAAAGAAGCAATTGAACAGGGTGTGCTTGAGCGGGCAGAAATCAATGCTGAACTGGCATTAACCGAGTTCTTTGAATTCACGGGGTATGACGCTGACATAACATTCGAATAA
- a CDS encoding uracil-DNA glycosylase, translating to MGVNIQNDWQDKLQPVFDEPEYQQLREFLKQEYSSGKVFPPMDDIYAAFKRTPFHKVKAVILGQDPYHGEGQAHGLSFSVQEGTRIPPSLQNIFKELKEDVDVDPPKSGDLTKWADEGVLLLNTVLTVKEGQAHSHKGKGWEQLTDEAIRLLGEREEPLVFILWGKPAQAKSRLIDTDKHLILNSPHPSPLAAHRGFFGSQPFSKTNKYLKEHGIDPINWSLD from the coding sequence ATGGGTGTAAATATTCAAAACGATTGGCAGGACAAGCTTCAGCCGGTTTTTGATGAACCGGAGTACCAGCAGTTAAGAGAATTTCTCAAGCAGGAATACAGCTCAGGTAAAGTATTTCCACCAATGGATGATATTTATGCAGCGTTCAAGCGGACACCTTTTCATAAAGTGAAGGCGGTTATTCTCGGTCAGGATCCTTATCATGGAGAGGGCCAGGCGCACGGGCTCAGCTTTTCCGTGCAGGAGGGAACAAGAATTCCTCCGTCACTGCAGAATATTTTTAAAGAATTGAAGGAAGATGTAGACGTTGATCCGCCAAAGTCGGGGGATTTAACGAAGTGGGCAGATGAAGGCGTCCTTTTGCTGAATACAGTTCTGACAGTAAAGGAAGGACAGGCTCATTCTCATAAGGGAAAAGGCTGGGAGCAGCTCACTGATGAGGCAATCAGGCTTTTAGGTGAGAGGGAAGAACCGCTTGTGTTCATTTTATGGGGCAAGCCCGCTCAGGCTAAAAGCAGGCTGATTGATACAGATAAACATTTGATACTCAATTCGCCGCACCCAAGCCCGCTCGCTGCACACAGAGGTTTCTTCGGCAGTCAGCCATTTTCCAAAACGAACAAATATTTAAAGGAGCACGGCATCGACCCGATCAACTGGTCACTTGATTGA
- a CDS encoding uracil-DNA glycosylase, with amino-acid sequence MAESKRINCNACKYYYVTWDPNFPKGCKAHGFKTRHLPSLEVFRASGQPCYAFEPKQGRRST; translated from the coding sequence TTGGCTGAATCAAAGCGTATTAACTGCAATGCGTGTAAATACTATTATGTAACCTGGGATCCGAACTTTCCCAAAGGATGCAAAGCGCATGGGTTCAAAACCAGACACCTTCCATCACTCGAAGTGTTCAGGGCATCCGGACAGCCATGCTATGCATTTGAACCAAAGCAGGGAAGGAGATCGACATGA
- a CDS encoding YwdI family protein → MNISYEQLLQKISQEANKAQGAAPGRQREHLRSIQTLCELALGQEESAPAPGRQPQPPVQPVMQPQQVQSYQQPSPLQEKPIETDGGNGDSLFDF, encoded by the coding sequence ATGAATATTTCATACGAACAGCTTCTTCAGAAAATTTCACAGGAAGCGAATAAAGCACAGGGAGCAGCGCCTGGTCGTCAGCGCGAGCATTTGCGCTCTATACAGACATTATGCGAGCTTGCACTTGGACAGGAGGAATCGGCGCCTGCACCAGGAAGGCAGCCACAGCCCCCGGTCCAGCCGGTAATGCAGCCGCAGCAGGTCCAATCCTATCAGCAGCCAAGCCCGCTGCAGGAAAAGCCGATCGAAACAGACGGCGGCAATGGTGATTCATTGTTTGATTTTTAA
- a CDS encoding DUF423 domain-containing protein, protein MKILLIIGAINAFLSVALGAFGAHALEGRVEPKYLDTWNTAVQYQMFHATAILITGVLIGTLPASGLFGTAGWLFVGGIVFFSGSLYVLSLTGISVLGAITPIGGLLFLGGWVCLIIAIAKVL, encoded by the coding sequence ATGAAAATACTATTAATTATTGGTGCAATCAATGCATTTCTATCAGTCGCGCTCGGAGCTTTTGGTGCACATGCACTTGAAGGTAGAGTAGAGCCAAAATACCTTGATACATGGAACACAGCGGTGCAATATCAGATGTTCCACGCAACAGCCATCTTAATTACCGGTGTGTTAATCGGCACACTTCCGGCGTCAGGTCTTTTCGGAACTGCGGGCTGGTTATTTGTGGGGGGAATCGTGTTCTTCTCAGGAAGCCTGTATGTATTAAGTCTCACAGGAATCAGTGTGTTGGGTGCCATCACACCAATTGGCGGTTTGTTGTTCCTGGGTGGATGGGTCTGCCTGATTATCGCGATTGCTAAAGTTTTATAA
- the gerQ gene encoding spore coat protein GerQ yields MTMNPSYSTGQYGTGQYGGYYPNYQYYYGQQQQAQQPARPPVEESYIENIFRLNRGKPTTVYMTFENNKDWNAKIFKGIIEAAGRDHLILSDPNTGKRYLLPLIYLDYATFDGEIEYEYPFNNVGQ; encoded by the coding sequence ATGACAATGAATCCATCTTATTCTACGGGGCAGTACGGTACGGGACAGTACGGTGGTTACTACCCTAATTATCAATACTACTATGGCCAGCAACAGCAGGCTCAGCAGCCCGCTCGTCCGCCTGTGGAAGAATCGTATATTGAAAATATTTTCAGATTAAATCGGGGTAAGCCGACGACTGTCTATATGACATTTGAAAACAATAAGGACTGGAACGCTAAAATTTTTAAAGGCATTATTGAAGCAGCCGGACGTGATCATCTGATTTTAAGCGATCCGAATACCGGAAAAAGATATCTGCTGCCGCTTATTTATCTGGATTATGCAACGTTTGACGGGGAGATTGAGTACGAATATCCGTTTAATAATGTGGGGCAATAA
- the hemQ gene encoding hydrogen peroxide-dependent heme synthase has product MSEAATTLDGWYGLHDFRKMDWTSWKQLTSDERTAAINEFQQFLKKLNDVQDQDQGSHSFYSIVGQKADFVLFILRPTMEELNDLENEFNKLTIADYTVPTYSYVSVVELGSYGSKDSDEDPYENPYVRSRLYPKLPKSKHICFYPMDKKREGNDNWYMLSMEDRKKLMYDHGMIGRQYAGKIKQIISGSVGFDDWEWGVTLYADDVLQFKKIVYEMRFDETSARYGEFGAFYVGNLLEDEDLPKFLHV; this is encoded by the coding sequence ATGAGTGAAGCGGCAACTACGCTGGATGGCTGGTATGGCCTGCATGATTTTCGTAAGATGGACTGGACTTCGTGGAAGCAGCTGACAAGCGATGAGCGCACAGCAGCGATCAATGAGTTCCAGCAGTTTTTAAAGAAGCTGAATGACGTACAGGATCAGGACCAGGGCAGTCATTCGTTCTATTCAATTGTTGGACAGAAGGCAGATTTCGTATTATTCATTCTGCGTCCGACAATGGAAGAGCTGAATGACCTTGAAAATGAATTTAACAAATTAACGATTGCTGATTATACAGTACCTACTTATTCGTATGTGTCTGTTGTTGAGCTTGGAAGCTATGGATCAAAGGATTCTGATGAAGATCCTTATGAAAACCCTTATGTGAGATCACGTCTGTATCCAAAGCTGCCAAAATCAAAGCATATCTGCTTCTATCCAATGGATAAAAAGCGTGAAGGCAATGATAACTGGTACATGCTTTCAATGGAAGACCGTAAAAAGCTGATGTATGATCACGGTATGATCGGCCGTCAATATGCAGGCAAGATCAAGCAGATTATCTCAGGGTCAGTCGGCTTTGATGACTGGGAATGGGGCGTAACGCTCTATGCGGATGATGTGCTGCAGTTTAAGAAAATTGTATATGAAATGCGTTTTGATGAAACAAGTGCGCGCTATGGTGAATTTGGTGCGTTCTATGTAGGTAACCTGCTTGAAGATGAGGACCTGCCGAAGTTTCTTCACGTATAA
- the pta gene encoding phosphate acetyltransferase codes for MSDLFTGLKEKLTGKERRIVFPEGSDERILRAASRLAAENILTPILVGNPNAIAEKADEANVILDGCDIVDPSSYPEFDSLVSSFVERRKGKATEEQAREILLDENYFGTMLVYTNRADGLVSGAAHSTADTVRPALQIIKTKEGIKKTSGVFIMVRDDEKYVFADCAINISPDSNDLAEIALESAKTAEMFDVDPRVAMLSFSTKGSAKSPETEKVTEAIKIAKEANPELTLDGEFQFDAAFVPSVAKSKAPDSEIQGDANVFVFPSLEAGNIGYKIAQRLGGFEAVGPILQGLNAPVNDLSRGCNEEDVYKLALITAGQSL; via the coding sequence ATGAGCGATTTATTCACAGGATTAAAAGAAAAATTAACTGGTAAAGAACGCCGTATTGTATTTCCTGAAGGATCAGACGAACGTATTTTAAGAGCAGCAAGCCGTCTTGCAGCAGAAAATATTTTAACACCAATTCTTGTCGGTAACCCGAACGCCATTGCTGAAAAAGCTGACGAAGCAAACGTGATTTTAGATGGATGTGACATTGTCGATCCGTCATCATACCCTGAATTCGACTCGCTTGTTTCATCATTCGTTGAGCGCCGTAAAGGGAAAGCAACGGAAGAACAGGCACGCGAGATTCTTTTAGATGAAAATTATTTCGGCACAATGCTTGTCTACACAAACCGTGCAGATGGTCTTGTGAGTGGAGCGGCACATTCTACTGCAGATACAGTGCGCCCGGCATTACAGATCATCAAGACAAAAGAAGGCATCAAAAAGACTTCAGGCGTATTCATTATGGTACGCGACGATGAAAAGTATGTATTTGCTGATTGCGCAATCAACATTTCACCAGACAGCAATGACCTGGCTGAAATCGCGCTTGAAAGTGCAAAGACTGCTGAAATGTTCGACGTGGACCCACGCGTTGCGATGCTGAGCTTCTCAACAAAAGGTTCAGCGAAATCACCTGAAACTGAAAAAGTAACTGAAGCAATCAAGATCGCAAAAGAAGCAAATCCTGAGCTGACACTTGATGGTGAATTTCAGTTCGATGCAGCTTTCGTTCCTTCAGTAGCGAAAAGCAAGGCACCTGATTCAGAAATCCAGGGTGATGCAAACGTATTTGTATTCCCAAGCCTTGAAGCTGGTAACATCGGCTACAAAATCGCACAGCGCCTTGGCGGATTCGAAGCAGTTGGCCCGATCCTTCAGGGACTGAACGCACCGGTGAATGACCTTTCACGCGGATGTAACGAAGAAGACGTGTATAAGCTTGCGTTAATTACTGCAGGTCAGTCACTATAA
- a CDS encoding ABC transporter ATP-binding protein produces the protein MFVEIKDLCFCYGKAKTNTINHFQLEIEQGEIISIQGDSGSGKSTVLRLLCGLEVPSKGKISIDGAVMTDDRRFVLPEKRGIGMVFQDYALFPHMTVLENIQFGLKKLSRRERKQRAEEVLELVNMTAYAKRYPHELSGGQQQRIALARALAPKPSLLLLDEPFSNLDAGLQIKIRSELREIIKKTGITSIFVSHDLEDSKAIADRIVTMRDGAAHDWESICTTKKEQPELQLVEMK, from the coding sequence ATGTTCGTCGAAATCAAAGACCTGTGCTTTTGTTATGGAAAAGCGAAAACGAATACCATTAACCATTTCCAATTAGAAATTGAACAGGGTGAAATCATTTCCATCCAGGGTGACAGCGGCAGCGGTAAAAGTACTGTGCTGCGCCTGCTTTGCGGTCTTGAGGTCCCTTCAAAAGGTAAAATTTCAATTGATGGTGCAGTGATGACGGATGACCGCCGCTTCGTGCTTCCTGAAAAGCGCGGAATCGGTATGGTGTTCCAGGATTACGCATTGTTTCCACATATGACTGTGCTTGAAAACATTCAATTCGGCTTAAAGAAGCTCAGCCGCCGTGAAAGAAAGCAGCGCGCTGAAGAAGTACTTGAGCTTGTCAATATGACTGCCTATGCCAAGCGCTACCCACACGAATTAAGTGGAGGACAGCAGCAGCGGATTGCACTGGCACGTGCACTCGCACCAAAGCCTTCTCTTCTTTTACTTGATGAGCCATTCAGTAACCTCGATGCCGGCCTGCAGATCAAAATCCGCAGCGAGCTGAGAGAGATTATCAAAAAGACAGGCATCACGTCCATCTTCGTCTCACACGATCTTGAAGACTCCAAAGCCATTGCAGACCGTATTGTTACGATGCGGGACGGGGCTGCCCACGACTGGGAGTCGATCTGTACAACGAAGAAAGAACAGCCGGAGCTTCAACTGGTTGAAATGAAATAA
- a CDS encoding ABC transporter permease, producing MKVFRKIPGYLNIWSLLSLIIVILILLPNLTILINFFTEKAENWAHIQEFILPDLLKNTGLIMLFTGLFTILVGTSLAWLVSAYDFPMKKFFKWALILPLAIPPFIAGYTYNGILDYTGVIQTTLRNNWDISINQSYVNILNLPGAVFIFTMFLFPYVYTITRAFLAHQSASLVENARLLGRNSWEIYFKVVLPISRGAIVGGVSLVLLEVLNDYGLVQYFGVPTFSTAIFQTWFGMNDLNSAIKLAATLMFIVFAILILEKVMRGRKKYSSTTAKTRPLTPIKLNGSKAWLAFGYCLMIFMLAFLIPFIQMVDWMILTFEKIASPEFTSFITNSVLVSFIGAALVMVFAVIIANFARMHQSFVSKSAARITILGYSIPGAVIAVGISTIFIDLDKWLFAFYEAVGMEASLFLSTSLFILISAYIIRFLAIGYNSVEAGFDKIGNKYTEASRMLGENLTKTFFKVDLRMIKVPLISGFILVFIDILKELPLTLILRPFNFDTLATKAYQYASDEQIHEASLASILIVVISGIAIYIFHQVLEKEPN from the coding sequence TTGAAGGTGTTTCGAAAAATACCAGGTTATCTGAATATCTGGTCACTCTTAAGCTTAATCATTGTTATTCTGATTTTGCTTCCAAACTTAACGATCTTAATTAACTTTTTTACTGAGAAAGCAGAAAACTGGGCACATATCCAGGAGTTTATTCTGCCTGACCTGTTAAAGAATACAGGTTTGATTATGCTATTTACCGGATTGTTCACGATTTTAGTCGGCACGAGTCTTGCATGGCTTGTATCCGCCTATGACTTTCCGATGAAGAAATTTTTTAAGTGGGCGTTGATACTGCCGCTCGCGATCCCTCCGTTTATCGCAGGATACACCTATAACGGGATCCTCGATTATACCGGCGTGATCCAGACGACGCTCAGGAACAACTGGGATATTTCAATCAACCAGTCGTATGTAAATATACTGAACCTGCCTGGTGCAGTATTTATTTTCACAATGTTTTTATTTCCTTATGTATATACGATTACACGTGCGTTCCTTGCGCATCAGTCTGCTTCACTTGTTGAGAATGCGCGGCTGCTTGGCAGGAATTCATGGGAGATCTATTTCAAAGTTGTACTCCCGATTTCACGCGGTGCGATTGTAGGCGGCGTCAGCCTGGTACTGCTTGAGGTGTTAAATGATTACGGCCTCGTTCAGTATTTCGGCGTCCCGACATTCAGTACAGCGATTTTCCAGACGTGGTTTGGCATGAATGATCTGAATTCAGCGATCAAGCTTGCAGCAACTCTGATGTTTATCGTCTTCGCCATCCTGATTCTTGAAAAAGTGATGCGCGGACGTAAGAAATACAGTTCAACCACGGCAAAAACAAGACCGCTGACACCAATTAAGCTAAATGGATCAAAGGCCTGGCTTGCATTTGGCTATTGTTTGATGATTTTCATGCTCGCATTTTTAATTCCATTTATCCAAATGGTGGACTGGATGATCTTAACATTTGAAAAGATTGCATCACCTGAATTCACATCATTTATCACAAACTCAGTGCTTGTTTCCTTTATCGGCGCAGCACTTGTGATGGTGTTTGCCGTGATTATCGCAAACTTTGCGAGAATGCATCAGAGCTTTGTTTCAAAGTCTGCTGCCCGCATAACGATTCTCGGGTATTCAATTCCCGGTGCCGTTATCGCAGTCGGGATCAGTACCATCTTCATTGATCTTGATAAATGGCTGTTTGCCTTTTATGAAGCAGTCGGAATGGAAGCTTCCCTATTCTTAAGCACAAGCTTATTCATTCTGATTTCAGCATATATTATCCGTTTCCTCGCGATCGGCTACAATTCAGTTGAAGCCGGCTTTGATAAAATCGGAAACAAATATACGGAAGCATCAAGAATGTTAGGTGAAAATCTGACAAAGACATTTTTCAAAGTGGACCTGCGTATGATAAAAGTTCCATTGATCAGCGGCTTTATACTGGTCTTTATCGATATTTTGAAAGAACTGCCTTTAACCCTGATTTTACGGCCATTTAACTTTGACACTTTAGCCACTAAAGCTTATCAGTACGCGAGTGACGAGCAAATTCATGAAGCTTCTCTTGCTTCTATCCTGATTGTCGTCATCAGCGGTATTGCGATTTATATCTTCCATCAAGTTTTAGAAAAGGAGCCGAATTGA
- a CDS encoding Fe(3+) ABC transporter substrate-binding protein produces the protein MRKAWYLFGLALILAILTACGNSGEEETTEDNGSSDDSAATEESAGEVNLYTGRHYETDQALYDQFTEETGIEVNVIQGKDDELIARLEREGVASEADVFMTADAGRLHRAKDLELLQSIESDTLNENIPENLRDTDNQWFGLTKRARVIVYNPEKVDAEQIQTYESLTEEDMAGRVLIRSSENIYNQSLVASMISLNGEDAAKEWSEGIVNNMARDPEGGDRDQAKGIAAGEGDVAVMNTYYLGQMLNSEDEEEVKVAEGLEVVFPNQDTTGTHVNISGAGVTASSKNTENAQKFIEFLSSEAAQKEFSAANYEYPANENVEASELLQSWGEFKAQDINLTELGENNARALQIMNEVGWK, from the coding sequence ATGAGAAAAGCATGGTATTTATTTGGTCTAGCTCTGATTCTTGCAATCTTAACGGCTTGCGGAAATTCAGGGGAAGAAGAAACAACTGAAGACAACGGTTCTTCAGACGATTCAGCAGCTACTGAGGAATCAGCTGGAGAAGTTAACCTTTATACCGGTCGTCATTATGAGACAGACCAGGCGCTTTATGATCAGTTTACTGAAGAAACTGGTATTGAAGTGAATGTGATTCAGGGTAAAGATGATGAGTTAATCGCACGTCTTGAGCGTGAAGGTGTCGCATCTGAGGCTGACGTATTTATGACAGCTGATGCAGGCCGTCTGCACCGTGCGAAAGATCTTGAACTGCTTCAGTCAATCGAAAGCGATACACTGAATGAAAACATTCCGGAAAACCTTCGTGACACTGATAACCAGTGGTTCGGTTTAACAAAGCGTGCACGTGTGATCGTATATAATCCGGAAAAAGTTGACGCTGAACAAATCCAGACTTACGAATCATTAACTGAAGAAGATATGGCAGGCCGCGTGCTGATCCGTTCTTCTGAAAACATTTATAACCAGTCACTTGTTGCATCTATGATTTCACTTAACGGTGAAGACGCTGCAAAAGAATGGTCTGAAGGTATTGTAAACAACATGGCACGTGACCCTGAAGGCGGAGACCGTGACCAGGCAAAAGGAATTGCTGCCGGTGAAGGTGATGTAGCTGTTATGAACACTTACTACCTTGGTCAAATGCTGAATTCTGAAGATGAAGAAGAAGTAAAAGTTGCTGAAGGTCTTGAAGTGGTATTCCCTAACCAGGACACTACAGGTACACACGTTAACATCAGTGGTGCCGGCGTAACAGCAAGCAGCAAGAACACAGAAAACGCTCAGAAGTTCATTGAGTTCCTATCTTCTGAAGCTGCACAGAAAGAATTTTCTGCTGCAAACTATGAGTACCCTGCAAACGAAAACGTTGAAGCTTCAGAGCTTCTGCAAAGCTGGGGCGAGTTCAAAGCACAGGACATTAACCTGACTGAACTTGGTGAAAACAATGCACGTGCCCTTCAGATTATGAATGAAGTTGGCTGGAAATAA
- a CDS encoding lipoate--protein ligase family protein produces the protein MEDQGLKLLKQPIWRVIDQSSLGPSFEALQSFAMDDTLCASSGSGDAPATARSWVHHRTIVLGTQDARTPHLEEGLKLLEKEGWRYIVRNSGGLAVVLDEGVLNISLVFSEADKGIDINSGYDAMHALVKEMFADFGQEIEAYEIVHSYCPGSYDLSINGKKFAGISQRRLRGGIAVQIYLCMNGSGSERAELVRRFYERAVQGEQTKFSYPDIHPEHMASLSELFGVELTVQDGMLRFLNALKSVSGELVAGSLNGEELDMYAAYYDRVVKRNESVLGK, from the coding sequence ATGGAAGATCAGGGTTTGAAGCTGTTAAAACAGCCAATATGGAGAGTGATAGACCAGTCGAGTCTCGGACCTTCATTTGAAGCGCTGCAGTCCTTTGCGATGGATGATACGCTTTGTGCATCATCAGGGAGCGGGGATGCACCTGCCACAGCACGCTCATGGGTGCACCACCGGACAATCGTACTTGGTACACAGGATGCCCGCACACCACATTTAGAAGAAGGACTGAAGCTCCTTGAAAAAGAGGGGTGGCGATATATCGTTCGCAATTCTGGCGGTCTTGCTGTTGTCCTTGATGAAGGTGTATTAAATATTTCACTCGTATTTTCTGAAGCAGATAAAGGAATTGATATCAATAGCGGCTATGACGCCATGCATGCACTTGTAAAAGAGATGTTTGCTGATTTCGGTCAGGAGATTGAAGCATACGAGATTGTTCATTCATACTGTCCGGGAAGCTATGATTTAAGTATAAATGGAAAAAAGTTCGCCGGTATCTCTCAAAGACGCCTGCGGGGAGGCATCGCCGTGCAGATTTATCTGTGTATGAATGGCAGCGGATCTGAGCGAGCAGAACTGGTACGGCGTTTTTATGAACGCGCGGTCCAGGGCGAGCAGACAAAATTCAGCTATCCTGATATTCACCCTGAACATATGGCATCACTATCAGAGCTGTTTGGCGTTGAGCTGACCGTCCAGGACGGAATGCTGCGCTTTCTGAATGCACTGAAGTCCGTGAGCGGCGAGCTGGTTGCAGGTTCACTGAACGGTGAAGAGCTGGACATGTATGCGGCTTATTATGACCGGGTTGTGAAGCGGAATGAGAGCGTCTTAGGGAAATAA
- a CDS encoding RsfA family transcriptional regulator codes for MKNRQDAWMEEDDLLLADTVLRHVREGSTQLNAFEEAGDKLDRTSAACGFRWNAVVRSQFEHALTLAKKQRKQRNRLLGKDHSGKKKVLYQPDFSVPEGFEIEEPVSMNEEIAEEHTETAPAFAQPAPQPEKRVSELTLSAVIAYLQQLDRKGSLQHSDRLSSEVKVWQEKCRSLEKKVQYLEERESAMKEDYDTLMQIMNRARKLVLFNEQEHANTFKMDRNGNLEKVAEH; via the coding sequence ATGAAAAACCGTCAGGATGCATGGATGGAAGAGGATGATTTATTGCTGGCAGACACTGTGCTGCGGCACGTGAGAGAAGGAAGTACGCAGTTGAATGCATTTGAGGAAGCCGGAGATAAGCTGGACCGGACTTCTGCTGCATGCGGATTCAGGTGGAATGCGGTGGTACGCAGTCAGTTCGAGCATGCTTTAACTCTTGCAAAAAAACAGCGGAAGCAGCGTAACAGACTGCTTGGCAAGGATCATTCCGGTAAAAAGAAAGTATTATATCAGCCCGATTTTTCTGTTCCGGAGGGCTTTGAAATTGAGGAGCCAGTTTCGATGAATGAAGAAATTGCGGAGGAGCATACTGAAACCGCACCAGCCTTTGCACAGCCTGCCCCTCAGCCTGAAAAGCGTGTATCGGAGTTGACATTAAGTGCCGTCATCGCATATCTTCAGCAGCTTGACCGGAAAGGTTCACTGCAACACTCTGACAGACTCTCCTCAGAAGTGAAAGTCTGGCAGGAAAAATGCCGCTCTCTTGAAAAGAAAGTACAGTATTTAGAAGAACGAGAGTCTGCCATGAAAGAGGATTATGATACGCTAATGCAAATCATGAACCGTGCAAGAAAGCTTGTGCTGTTTAACGAGCAAGAGCATGCGAATACATTTAAGATGGACCGGAATGGGAACTTGGAGAAGGTTGCTGAGCACTAA
- a CDS encoding HD domain-containing protein, whose protein sequence is MTYAQQKLAEEKVFKDPVHRYIHVRDQVVWDLVGTREFQRLRRIRQLGTTYLTFHGAEHSRFNHSLGVYEIIRRIVDDVFAQRPEWDHSERLLCLCAALLHDLGHGPFSHSFEKVFDLDHEDFTQEIILGNTEVNQVLSKVSPDFPQKVADVIAKTYENKQVISLISSQIDADRMDYLQRDAYFTGVSYGHFDMERILRVLRPVDDQVVIKSSGMHAVEDYIMSRYQMYWQVYFHPVTRSSEVILTKILHRAKELSSQGYEFAYEPRHFKSMFTGNVTLKDYLNLDESVVTYYFQMWEDEKDPILRDLCDRFMQRRLFKYVEFDPSKEYKKLNQLERLFREAELDPDYYLVVDSSSDLPYDFYRPGEEEERVPIHLLMPGGEIRELSRQSEIVDAISGKRRTDHKLYYPKDCLMDDSSHKETKQKILDILGVTER, encoded by the coding sequence ATGACGTATGCGCAGCAAAAACTGGCTGAGGAAAAAGTATTCAAAGACCCTGTCCACCGCTATATTCACGTGCGGGATCAGGTTGTCTGGGACCTTGTCGGAACGCGTGAATTTCAGCGTCTGAGAAGAATCCGTCAGCTTGGAACGACCTATCTGACTTTTCACGGAGCAGAGCACAGCCGGTTCAACCACTCGCTGGGTGTATATGAAATCATCCGCCGGATTGTAGATGACGTATTCGCTCAGAGACCTGAATGGGATCACAGTGAACGCCTGTTATGTCTCTGTGCGGCACTGCTGCATGACCTCGGGCACGGTCCGTTTTCACATTCATTTGAAAAAGTGTTTGATCTGGACCACGAGGATTTTACTCAGGAAATCATACTGGGTAACACAGAAGTGAATCAGGTGCTGTCAAAAGTGTCACCTGATTTTCCGCAAAAAGTAGCTGACGTGATTGCCAAAACGTATGAAAACAAACAGGTGATCAGTCTGATCTCAAGTCAGATTGATGCTGACCGTATGGATTATCTGCAGCGGGATGCTTATTTTACAGGGGTCAGCTACGGACATTTTGACATGGAAAGAATTTTGCGTGTGTTAAGACCTGTGGATGATCAGGTGGTTATCAAATCAAGCGGGATGCATGCGGTGGAAGACTATATTATGAGCCGCTATCAGATGTACTGGCAGGTGTATTTCCATCCCGTGACACGCAGTTCGGAAGTGATTTTAACGAAAATTCTTCACCGTGCAAAAGAACTGAGCAGTCAGGGGTACGAATTCGCTTACGAGCCGAGACATTTTAAATCAATGTTTACAGGGAATGTGACGCTGAAAGATTATCTGAACCTTGATGAATCCGTCGTCACCTACTATTTTCAAATGTGGGAAGATGAAAAGGATCCGATTTTAAGAGATCTGTGTGACCGTTTTATGCAGCGCAGACTGTTCAAATACGTTGAATTCGATCCTTCAAAGGAATATAAAAAATTAAATCAGCTTGAGCGGCTGTTTAGAGAGGCGGAGCTCGATCCGGACTATTATCTGGTGGTTGACTCATCTTCAGATCTGCCGTATGATTTCTACCGGCCTGGAGAAGAAGAGGAAAGAGTTCCAATCCATTTATTAATGCCAGGCGGTGAAATCAGAGAACTTTCACGCCAATCTGAGATTGTGGACGCAATTTCAGGGAAAAGAAGAACAGACCATAAATTGTATTATCCAAAAGATTGCCTGATGGATGATTCATCTCATAAAGAAACAAAACAGAAAATCCTCGACATCCTCGGGGTAACAGAACGCTAA